A single Lactuca sativa cultivar Salinas chromosome 8, Lsat_Salinas_v11, whole genome shotgun sequence DNA region contains:
- the LOC111911286 gene encoding berberine bridge enzyme-like 21, with amino-acid sequence MMKSLVMLSLLLTPLLFSFSNAALDPDSVYQSFLQCLPLQTTESADDLSSIVFSSTANSSAYTAVLQAYIKNQRLNTSSTPKPSVIITPTTESEVQAAVLCSKKVGVQIKIRSGGHDYEGISYISSDPDFIILDMFNFRDIDVNIADETAVVGAGAQLGELYYRIYEKSKVHGFPAGVCPTVGVGGHLSGGGYGTMLRKFGLSVDHIIDARIVDVNGRVLDRKSMGEDLFWAIRGGGGASFGVILSYTVKIVQVGEVNTIFRIMKTVAQNASELVYKWQSVMADIDDDLFIRVLLQPVTVNRQRVGRASFIAHYLGDADSLVALMTKNFPELGLRKEDCVEGSWIDSVLYWANFDNTTAPEILLNRHSDNINFGKRKSDYVQTPISVSGITSIFNKLVELGRLGFVFNPYGGKMNEIAPDATPMPHRAGNIFKIQYSIGWSDPDPELERNYLNQTRVMHDFMTPFVSKNPRGAFLNYRDLDIGVMTGDNYSEGKVYGDMYFMGNFERLVKIKTAVDPDNFFRNEQSIPTLPGKSSGKCVGLDCVQVSSSGYYEEARKKMWIQMSFLVLCKIFLG; translated from the exons ATGATGAAGTCGTTAGTTATGCTTTCCCTCCTCCTCACTCCACTCCTTTTCTCGTTTTCGAACGCCGCCTTGGATCCCGACTCAGTTTACCAGTCGTTTCTCCAATGCCTCCCTTTACAGACAACTGAATCCGCCGATGATCTCTCATCCATCGTCTTCAGCTCCACCGCCAATTCATCCGCTTACACCGCCGTCCTCCAAGCTTACATCAAAAACCAACGTCTGAACACATCCTCAACGCCTAAACCCTCTGTAATCATAACTCCGACGACAGAATCCGAAGTGCAAGCCGCAGTTCTTTGCTCTAAGAAAGTCGGTGTTCAGATTAAGATCCGAAGCGGCGGACATGACTACGAAGGAATCTCCTACATCTCATCCGACCCTGATTTCATCATACTCGATATGTTCAATTTCCGCGACATCGACGTCAATATCGCCGATGAAACTGCGGTTGTCGGAGCAGGGGCACAGTTGGGAGAGCTTTATTACAGGATTTACGAGAAGAGTAAAGTCCATGGCTTTCCCGCCGGAGTATGTCCGACGGTTGGTGTCGGTGGTCATTTAAGCGGCGGTGGTTACGGCACCATGCTTCGTAAATTCGGTTTATCCGTGGATCACATCATAGACGCCCGGATTGTTGACGTAAATGGCCGCGTTTTGGATCGGAAATCCATGGGTGAGGATCTTTTCTGGGCGATTCGCGGCGGCGGTGGCGCCAGTTTCGGTGTCATTCTATCTTATACCGTGAAAATTGTTCAGGTGGGGGAGGTTAATACCATCTTCCGGATAATGAAAACGGTGGCGCAAAACGCGTCGGAACTCGTTTATAAATGGCAGTCGGTTATGGCTGACATCGACGATGATCTTTTCATCAGAGTCTTGTTACAGCCGGTGACTGTGAATCGCCAGAGAGTCGGCCGAGCTTCATTCATCGCACATTACTTGGGTGATGCCGACAGTTTGGTTGCTCTAATGACCAAAAACTTCCCGGAATTGGGATTGAGAAAAGAAGATTGTGTGGAAGGAAGTTGGATTGACTCCGTACTTTACTGGGCCAACTTCGACAACACAACCGCGCCGGAGATTCTCCTCAACCGCCATTCCGACAACATCAACTTCGGAAAACGGAAGTCCGACTACGTCCAAACACCAATCTCAGTATCCGGGATTACATCAATCTTCAACAAACTAGTGGAATTGGGTAGACTTGGTTTCGTTTTCAACCCCTACGGCGGAAAAATGAACGAGATTGCACCGGACGCCACCCCAATGCCTCACCGCGCCGGCAACATTTTCAAAATCCAATATTCAATCGGGTGGAGCGACCCGGATCCCGAACTTGAAAGAAACTACTTGAATCAAACAAGGGTTATGCATGATTTCATGACACCATTTGTATCAAAGAATCCTAGAGGTGCGTTCTTGAACTACAGAGATCTTGACATCGGCGTGATGACCGGAGACAATTACAGTGAAGGTAAAGTTTACGGGGATATGTATTTCATGGGGAATTTTGAACGATTAGTGAAGATAAAGACAGCTGTTGATCCTGATAATTTCTTCAGAAATGAACAGAGTATCCCTACTCTCCCCGGAAAAAGCTCAG GTAAATGTGTGGGTTTAGATTGTGTACAAGTCTCTTCAAGTGGTTATTATGAAGAAGCAAGAAAGAAGATGTGGATTCAAATGTCATTCCTGGTATTGTGCAAGATATTTTTGGGTTGA